One part of the Aurantibacillus circumpalustris genome encodes these proteins:
- the radC gene encoding RadC family protein encodes MEDYSKHITIKSLAEDDRPREKFSGSGRHTLSDAELIAIILGSGNRNETAVQLAQRMLSNHSNNINELAKLSLNDLKKFKGIGEVKAVTISAAFELGRRRKESETIERVKITSSHVAYQLLHKHLSDLPHEEFWVLLLNRANQVLKEERLSKGGVSGTVVDVRLICKMAVENAASGLVIAHNHPSGQIFPSEQDKSITKKLKEALKLFDISLLDHVIIGDQKYFSFSDDGLI; translated from the coding sequence ATGGAAGACTATTCAAAACACATTACCATTAAATCGCTGGCAGAAGACGATAGACCAAGAGAAAAATTTTCAGGATCGGGTAGACATACCCTGAGCGATGCAGAACTAATCGCCATTATCCTCGGTTCGGGCAATAGAAACGAAACGGCTGTTCAATTGGCACAGCGTATGTTATCGAATCATAGCAACAATATAAATGAATTAGCAAAATTGAGTCTCAACGATCTGAAAAAATTTAAAGGAATTGGCGAAGTTAAGGCAGTGACTATCTCCGCTGCCTTTGAGCTGGGTAGACGGAGGAAGGAATCTGAAACTATTGAACGAGTTAAAATCACTTCAAGCCATGTGGCTTATCAATTACTTCATAAACATTTAAGCGATTTACCACATGAGGAATTTTGGGTACTACTCTTAAACCGTGCCAATCAGGTGTTAAAGGAAGAACGCTTAAGTAAAGGAGGTGTTTCGGGAACAGTAGTTGACGTAAGACTTATTTGCAAAATGGCTGTTGAAAATGCAGCGAGTGGTTTAGTAATAGCACACAATCACCCGAGTGGACAAATTTTTCCGAGTGAACAAGATAAATCGATTACAAAAAAACTCAAAGAAGCGCTTAAATTATTTGATATTTCCTTGTTAGATCATGTGATTATTGGCGATCAAAAATATTTTAGTTTTTCGGATGATGGCTTAATTTGA